Proteins from one Hydrogenophaga sp. SL48 genomic window:
- a CDS encoding 3-hydroxybutyryl-CoA dehydrogenase, whose translation MSSIQTVGIIGSGTMGNGIAQACATSGLRVVMVDIAQAAVDKGLATVAGSLDRLIKKEKITAADKDKALALITGSTNYDDLKGAQLVIEAATENEGLKVKILQQLDGLLAPEVIVATNTSSISITKLAAATQRPDRFIGMHFFNPVPMMALVEIIRGLQTSDATHDAVKAMAEALGKTPITVKNAPGFVVNRILVPMINEAFFVLAEGLATPEDIDAGMKLGCNQPIGPLALADMIGLDVCLAVMNVYMAEYNDSKYRPAPLLKEMVAAGWLGRKTGKGVYTY comes from the coding sequence ATGAGCAGCATTCAAACCGTCGGCATCATCGGCTCGGGCACCATGGGCAACGGCATCGCCCAGGCCTGCGCCACCAGTGGCCTGCGCGTGGTCATGGTCGACATCGCGCAGGCCGCGGTCGACAAAGGCCTGGCCACCGTCGCCGGCAGCCTGGACCGCCTGATCAAGAAAGAGAAGATCACCGCCGCCGACAAGGACAAGGCCCTGGCGCTCATCACCGGCAGCACGAACTACGACGACCTCAAGGGCGCGCAGCTCGTCATCGAAGCCGCGACCGAAAACGAGGGCCTGAAGGTCAAGATCCTGCAGCAGCTCGACGGCCTGCTGGCGCCCGAGGTGATCGTGGCCACCAACACCAGCTCGATCAGCATCACCAAGCTGGCCGCCGCCACGCAGCGCCCCGACCGCTTCATTGGCATGCACTTCTTCAACCCCGTGCCCATGATGGCGCTGGTGGAGATCATCCGCGGCCTGCAGACCAGCGACGCCACGCACGATGCCGTGAAGGCGATGGCCGAAGCGCTGGGCAAGACGCCGATCACGGTGAAGAACGCGCCCGGCTTCGTGGTCAACCGCATCCTCGTGCCCATGATCAACGAGGCCTTCTTCGTGCTGGCCGAAGGTCTGGCCACGCCGGAAGACATCGACGCCGGCATGAAGCTCGGCTGCAACCAGCCCATCGGCCCGCTGGCGCTGGCCGACATGATCGGCCTGGACGTGTGCCTGGCGGTGATGAACGTCTACATGGCCGAGTACAACGACAGCAAGTACCGCCCTGCGCCGCTGCTGAAGGAAATGGTGGCCGCTGGCTGGCTCGGCCGCAAGACGGGCAAGGGTGTGTACACGTACTGA
- a CDS encoding hemerythrin domain-containing protein has translation MSAAPVSLAVFEFLDSTHQDIQSQIKLLHALVDAIEFSGLNQANRAQARRVLDYFNGEARQHHLDEEKHIFPALLASQNPEVVQATEHLIQDHGWLEENWIQIAPSLEAATGGNLWFDTMELRHALEVFEALYLDHIILEESIAYPEAKKRLIGTDTLGMGREMAKRRALQRDEVRAKA, from the coding sequence ATGAGTGCCGCCCCTGTCTCCCTCGCCGTCTTCGAGTTCCTTGACAGCACCCATCAGGACATCCAGAGCCAGATCAAGCTGCTGCATGCGCTGGTGGACGCCATCGAGTTCTCAGGCCTGAATCAGGCCAACCGCGCCCAGGCGCGCCGCGTACTCGACTATTTCAATGGCGAGGCCCGCCAGCATCACCTGGACGAAGAGAAACACATCTTCCCCGCGCTGCTGGCCAGCCAGAACCCCGAGGTCGTGCAGGCCACCGAACACCTGATCCAGGACCATGGCTGGCTGGAGGAAAACTGGATCCAGATCGCGCCTTCGCTCGAAGCCGCCACCGGCGGCAACCTGTGGTTCGACACCATGGAGCTGCGCCACGCGCTGGAGGTGTTCGAAGCGCTGTACCTCGACCACATCATTCTGGAGGAGTCCATCGCCTACCCGGAAGCGAAGAAGCGCCTGATCGGCACCGACACCCTGGGCATGGGTCGCGAGATGGCCAAGCGCCGTGCGTTGCAGCGCGACGAGGTGCGCGCCAAGGCGTAG
- a CDS encoding pyridoxamine 5'-phosphate oxidase family protein produces the protein MTGIAAFHAGEQALQARAGVQAQLAQIGPRVMRDHMPDQHREFFGLLPFVVVGSVDAEGQPWASVLAGAPGFMRSPDPRHLHVRAQALPHDPLQHTLWEGAALGLLGIQPHTRRRNRLNGRAHLGENGFEVEVGQSFGNCPKYIQAREPVWTPDAPAGQVAHQGPGLDEASRKLIRAADTFFIATAHPDAAVAREPSHGVDVSHRGGAPGFVKVEGERLTVPDFVGNQFFNTLGNLAVHPLAGLLFMDFDRGDRLYLTARASVVWDGAELAAFEGAQRLLRLEVTNALRVQGGLPLRWGPAERSPHLAGMGHGSSR, from the coding sequence ATGACCGGCATTGCTGCCTTCCACGCTGGTGAGCAGGCCCTGCAGGCACGAGCCGGTGTGCAGGCGCAGCTGGCGCAGATCGGTCCGCGCGTGATGCGCGACCACATGCCCGACCAGCACCGCGAATTCTTCGGCCTCTTGCCCTTTGTGGTGGTGGGCAGCGTGGACGCCGAGGGCCAGCCCTGGGCCAGCGTGCTCGCGGGCGCACCGGGCTTCATGCGTTCGCCCGACCCCCGGCACCTGCACGTTCGCGCACAGGCGCTGCCGCACGACCCGCTGCAGCACACGCTGTGGGAAGGCGCGGCGCTCGGCCTGCTCGGCATCCAGCCGCACACGCGGCGGCGCAACCGCCTGAACGGCAGGGCGCACTTGGGGGAAAACGGCTTCGAGGTCGAGGTGGGGCAGAGCTTTGGCAACTGCCCGAAGTACATCCAGGCGCGCGAGCCGGTGTGGACACCCGACGCGCCTGCGGGCCAGGTGGCTCACCAGGGCCCAGGGCTGGACGAGGCCTCGCGCAAACTGATCCGCGCGGCCGACACCTTTTTCATTGCCACCGCGCACCCCGATGCGGCCGTGGCGCGCGAGCCGAGCCACGGGGTGGACGTGTCGCACCGAGGCGGCGCGCCGGGTTTCGTGAAGGTCGAGGGCGAGCGCCTCACCGTGCCCGACTTCGTGGGCAACCAGTTCTTCAACACGCTGGGCAACCTCGCGGTGCATCCGCTGGCGGGCCTGCTGTTCATGGACTTTGATCGCGGCGACCGGCTCTACCTCACCGCGCGTGCCAGCGTGGTGTGGGACGGCGCCGAGCTCGCGGCCTTCGAGGGCGCGCAGCGCTTGCTGCGGTTGGAGGTCACAAACGCCCTGCGCGTGCAGGGCGGCTTGCCGTTGCGCTGGGGCCCTGCCGAGCGCTCACCCCATCTCGCCGGCATGGGACATGGGTCTTCCCGATAG
- a CDS encoding glutathione S-transferase family protein, with amino-acid sequence MKPTLPTLRLYRNPVSGHCHRVELFLSLLGLPFESIDVDLAQKQHKAPDFLAMNPLGQIPVLCDGELTLADSNAILVYLEARHAPGQWLPRDPVGAARVQRWLSLAAGPLAFGPAAARVVQLFKLPTDPKDAIVRAEALLGLMEAELHRTPFLVGERATLADLAHYAYVARAPEGLVSLQPYPAIRAWLARIEALPGFVPMLKSPVGLAS; translated from the coding sequence ATGAAACCCACCCTCCCCACCCTCAGGCTCTACCGCAACCCCGTCTCGGGCCACTGCCACCGCGTTGAATTGTTCCTCTCGCTGCTCGGCCTGCCGTTCGAGAGCATCGATGTGGACCTCGCGCAGAAGCAGCACAAGGCCCCCGACTTCCTCGCGATGAACCCGCTGGGTCAGATCCCGGTGCTGTGCGATGGCGAGCTGACGCTGGCCGACTCGAACGCGATCCTGGTCTACCTGGAAGCCCGCCACGCGCCAGGCCAGTGGTTGCCGCGCGACCCGGTGGGTGCGGCGCGCGTGCAGCGCTGGCTCTCGCTGGCCGCCGGCCCGCTGGCCTTCGGGCCGGCGGCCGCCCGTGTGGTGCAGCTCTTCAAGCTGCCGACCGACCCGAAAGACGCGATCGTGCGGGCCGAGGCACTGCTCGGCTTGATGGAGGCGGAGCTCCACCGCACGCCGTTTCTGGTGGGTGAGCGCGCCACGCTGGCCGACCTGGCGCACTACGCCTATGTGGCGCGCGCGCCCGAGGGCCTGGTGTCGCTGCAGCCCTATCCCGCCATTCGCGCCTGGCTGGCGCGCATCGAGGCGTTGCCGGGGTTCGTGCCCATGCTCAAGTCGCCGGTGGGGTTGGCGTCATGA
- a CDS encoding LysR family transcriptional regulator: MDKFRAMDTFVQIADAGSLTAAAWAMGTSLPSVVRLLATYEADLGVRLFNRTTRRISLTEEGRRHLESCRQLLAAVNDAEADLKNDAAEPTGHLTITAPVLFGQMHVAPIVTRFAQQYRQMRCRVTLLDRVVNLLEEGIDVGIRIGHLQDSSLVALPLGEMRRVVVASPVFLREHGRPAHPNDLLAANCVRVIDHTPTWGGFRDGSKTLKLSVSGNLEFNHIAPAVQACAAGAGFGQFLWYQVAPLLNTGELHTVLESFEDKPRPIHVVYPHARLLPARTRAFIDFIRLELKGFEPGNTHT, encoded by the coding sequence ATGGACAAGTTCCGCGCCATGGACACCTTTGTGCAGATCGCCGACGCCGGCAGCCTCACCGCGGCGGCCTGGGCCATGGGCACGTCCTTGCCCTCGGTGGTGCGCCTGCTCGCGACCTACGAGGCCGATCTGGGCGTGCGCCTGTTCAACCGCACCACGCGCCGCATCTCGCTCACCGAAGAGGGCCGCCGCCACCTGGAGAGCTGCCGCCAGCTGCTGGCCGCAGTGAACGACGCCGAGGCCGATCTGAAAAACGACGCCGCCGAACCCACCGGCCACCTCACCATCACCGCGCCGGTGCTGTTCGGCCAGATGCACGTGGCGCCCATCGTGACGCGCTTTGCGCAGCAGTACCGCCAGATGCGCTGCCGCGTGACGCTGCTGGACCGGGTGGTGAACCTGCTGGAGGAAGGCATCGATGTGGGCATCCGCATCGGCCACCTGCAGGACTCCAGCCTGGTGGCGCTGCCGCTGGGCGAGATGCGGCGCGTGGTGGTGGCCAGCCCGGTGTTTCTGCGCGAGCACGGCCGGCCGGCGCATCCGAACGACCTGCTCGCGGCCAACTGTGTGCGGGTCATCGACCACACGCCCACCTGGGGAGGCTTTCGCGACGGAAGCAAAACGCTCAAACTCAGCGTCAGCGGCAACCTCGAGTTCAATCACATCGCGCCCGCCGTGCAGGCCTGCGCCGCGGGCGCGGGTTTCGGCCAGTTTCTCTGGTACCAGGTGGCACCGCTGCTGAACACTGGAGAATTGCACACCGTGCTGGAAAGCTTTGAGGACAAGCCCCGACCGATCCATGTGGTCTACCCCCACGCCCGCCTGTTGCCCGCGCGCACGCGGGCCTTCATCGATTTCATCCGCCTGGAACTCAAGGGCTTCGAGCCCGGGAACACACACACATGA